The Bacteroides acidifaciens genome includes a region encoding these proteins:
- a CDS encoding PIN domain-containing protein, translating into MKYFSQEQIALLLDFMSEDTQLYQLENIMPRCRDPKDDYLLELVNCL; encoded by the coding sequence ATGAAGTATTTCTCTCAAGAACAAATTGCTTTGCTATTGGATTTTATGAGTGAAGACACTCAATTGTATCAATTAGAAAATATAATGCCCCGTTGTCGTGATCCAAAAGATGATTATCTTTTGGAGTTGGTTAATTGTTTATAA
- a CDS encoding glycosyltransferase family 4 protein has product MKKALVLASVASMIDQFNMPNIRLMIELGYKVDVACNFVEGSTCSDEKVAALKCTLAKMGVECHQVDFARNVLKVGQNLRAYRQTRHLVKENDYDLIHSHSPIGGLLSRIAARDMRGKGTKVIYTAHGFHFFKGASLQNWLIFYPIEKFSSRWTDVLVTITYEDYKLAQEKMYAKEVVYVPGVGINTKAFNPAADYAEVRAAKRKELGIGDGDILMLSVGELNRNKNHEVVLHAMASLGDKRLKYVIAGRGVLKEHLEQLATELGINEQLQLLGFRTDVRELFKAADVFAHPSYREGLSVAVMEAMASGLPVLCSRIRGNTDLIDEGEGGFMFSPAKSDEVTIALSKIMVAKDLKTGGAYNIEKAKSLDVGAVMEIMRELYNPVNVL; this is encoded by the coding sequence ATGAAAAAAGCATTAGTCTTGGCGTCGGTGGCGTCAATGATAGATCAGTTTAATATGCCGAATATCCGGTTGATGATAGAACTGGGTTATAAGGTGGATGTGGCATGCAACTTTGTGGAGGGTAGCACGTGTAGCGATGAGAAGGTGGCGGCACTAAAGTGTACCTTGGCGAAGATGGGGGTGGAGTGTCATCAAGTGGACTTTGCCCGTAATGTGCTAAAGGTGGGGCAAAACCTGAGGGCGTACCGTCAGACGCGTCATCTAGTGAAGGAGAACGATTATGACCTGATACATAGTCATTCACCCATAGGTGGCTTGCTGTCGCGTATTGCAGCCCGTGATATGCGGGGCAAGGGTACGAAGGTGATCTACACCGCCCATGGTTTTCATTTCTTCAAGGGTGCTTCATTGCAGAATTGGCTGATATTCTATCCTATTGAGAAGTTCAGCAGCCGATGGACTGATGTACTAGTGACTATCACTTACGAGGACTATAAGTTGGCGCAGGAGAAGATGTACGCTAAAGAGGTGGTGTATGTGCCTGGAGTGGGTATTAATACCAAGGCTTTCAATCCAGCGGCAGATTATGCTGAGGTGCGTGCTGCTAAGCGTAAGGAATTGGGTATTGGCGATGGCGATATCTTGATGCTGAGTGTGGGTGAATTAAACAGGAATAAGAATCATGAGGTGGTACTACATGCGATGGCTTCCTTGGGTGACAAGCGCCTGAAGTATGTGATAGCTGGACGTGGGGTACTGAAGGAACATTTGGAGCAGTTGGCGACAGAGCTAGGTATCAACGAACAGTTACAGTTGTTGGGGTTTCGCACGGATGTTCGTGAGTTGTTCAAGGCTGCAGATGTGTTTGCGCATCCGTCGTACAGAGAGGGATTGTCGGTGGCTGTGATGGAGGCTATGGCGAGTGGGTTACCGGTGCTTTGCTCTCGTATTAGGGGTAATACGGATCTGATAGATGAGGGTGAAGGGGGATTTATGTTCTCTCCTGCCAAGAGCGATGAGGTGACTATCGCTCTAAGTAAGATTATGGTTGCCAAAGACTTGAAGACCGGGGGGGCGTACAACATTGAAAAGGCCAAGAGCCTGGACGTTGGGGCTGTGATGGAAATTATGAGGGAGTTGTATAATCCTGTCAATGTGCTTTAG
- a CDS encoding MraY family glycosyltransferase, giving the protein MNVVVTYGIIFMILLVLELAYFKIADRFNIIDKPNERSSHSTSVLRGGGIIFLLSLWIWSVFYGFQYPFFLLAVTLIAGVSFIDDIRSLPDSVRLVAQIVAMTMMFGQLNILHWDMWWIVIIALIVCVGASNVVNFMDGVNGITGVYAMASLVPLALLNNTIYFVNQSLIYVVLIADVIFCLFNFRPKGKAKCFAGDVGSIGVAYILLFMIGLLVLTTGDVTYLIFLLVYGVDGCLTICHRILLHENLGEAHRKHAYQIMANELKIGHVKVASLYMVVQLVLSLGFIYLCPDTIFAHWVYLISTLIVLAIAYVLFMKKYYHLHEEYLASLKK; this is encoded by the coding sequence ATGAATGTGGTTGTAACTTACGGAATCATCTTTATGATTCTTCTTGTATTGGAGTTGGCGTATTTCAAGATCGCTGACAGGTTTAATATCATCGATAAACCGAATGAGCGTTCGAGCCACTCAACGAGCGTGCTGAGGGGGGGAGGAATCATCTTCCTGCTAAGTCTATGGATTTGGTCTGTCTTTTATGGCTTTCAGTATCCATTCTTCCTCTTGGCAGTTACCCTCATTGCCGGAGTGAGCTTCATTGATGACATCCGTTCGTTGCCAGATAGTGTGCGGTTGGTGGCTCAGATTGTTGCCATGACGATGATGTTTGGACAGTTGAATATCCTACACTGGGATATGTGGTGGATTGTGATCATTGCGCTTATAGTGTGTGTGGGCGCATCGAACGTGGTCAATTTCATGGATGGTGTGAACGGTATAACTGGGGTGTATGCAATGGCATCACTTGTACCTCTTGCTTTGTTAAATAACACGATTTACTTTGTTAATCAGTCGCTCATTTATGTGGTGTTGATTGCAGATGTGATATTCTGCTTGTTCAACTTCCGCCCGAAGGGTAAGGCAAAGTGCTTTGCGGGTGACGTCGGTTCTATTGGCGTAGCTTATATCTTGTTGTTTATGATAGGTTTGTTAGTCTTAACAACAGGAGATGTGACTTATCTCATTTTCCTTCTCGTCTATGGTGTGGATGGCTGTCTGACTATCTGTCATCGCATCTTGCTACACGAGAATCTAGGGGAAGCTCATCGTAAGCATGCCTATCAGATTATGGCTAACGAACTGAAGATCGGGCATGTGAAGGTGGCATCTCTGTATATGGTGGTGCAACTGGTGCTCTCTCTCGGATTTATCTATCTCTGCCCTGATACAATATTCGCTCATTGGGTATATTTGATCAGTACATTGATTGTATTAGCTATTGCTTATGTATTGTTCATGAAAAAGTACTATCATTTGCATGAAGAATATCTCGCATCATTGAAAAAATAA
- a CDS encoding glycosyltransferase: MKYRISVIMGIYNCAPTLREAFDSILAQTYKGFKVIMCDDGSKDDTYAIAKEYANKYENFIVIKNKYNMKLAATLNHCIEYVDTEFIARMDGDDISVPNRLETLINFLDAHPEYAFVSSAMTHFDESGDWKVTRKEPEPTINSFKRTSPFCHAPVLMRTEALRAIGNYTAEPKVERMEDYYLWHKFYCAGYKGYNLQTPLYKMRDDKNATIRRHGISSNFRGYKTDMEILKNLGIKNYWLVPTMRFLRTLLIPNFMMHRLRKIKAKFQK, encoded by the coding sequence ATGAAATATAGAATTTCTGTTATAATGGGCATATACAATTGTGCTCCAACATTGCGTGAGGCCTTTGACTCAATACTTGCGCAAACATATAAAGGCTTTAAAGTCATTATGTGCGATGATGGGTCGAAGGATGATACATACGCTATTGCTAAAGAGTATGCTAATAAGTATGAGAACTTCATTGTAATCAAAAATAAGTATAATATGAAGTTAGCAGCTACCTTAAATCATTGCATTGAGTATGTTGATACTGAATTTATAGCTCGTATGGATGGTGATGATATCAGTGTGCCGAACCGCTTGGAGACGCTTATTAACTTTTTGGACGCTCATCCCGAGTATGCTTTCGTTAGTAGTGCCATGACACACTTCGATGAGAGCGGTGATTGGAAGGTGACACGCAAGGAACCGGAACCAACAATCAACTCATTTAAGCGAACTTCACCTTTCTGTCATGCTCCTGTGTTGATGCGTACAGAGGCTCTTCGTGCTATTGGCAACTATACGGCAGAACCGAAGGTGGAGCGAATGGAGGATTATTACCTTTGGCATAAGTTCTATTGTGCAGGTTATAAGGGATATAATCTTCAAACCCCTCTCTATAAGATGCGCGATGATAAGAATGCAACTATTAGAAGACATGGAATATCATCTAACTTCCGAGGTTACAAAACAGATATGGAGATTTTGAAGAATCTTGGCATTAAAAACTATTGGTTGGTGCCTACAATGAGGTTCCTTAGAACGCTCCTCATCCCCAACTTCATGATGCATAGACTAAGAAAGATTAAAGCTAAATTCCAAAAGTAA
- a CDS encoding NAD-dependent epimerase/dehydratase family protein → MKKILITGAGSYVGESVRQYILASAPGEYLFDAVDTMEDNWKKVDYSRYDVVFHVAGIAHVNADPKMEQLYYKVNRDLAIEVAKHAKVNGVKQFIFMSSQIVFHESRSLKREVLTAHSKPNPNGFYGDSKLQAENGLKALVQNNSEDMKICILRPCMIYGANAKGNFSRLVKLACKIPVFPEWHNKRSMLYIDNLAEFVKQAIEHQLAGTFYPQNRELADTVEIIRFFAKARGHKIWITRLFNPCVWLGSFILQPINKMFSTYYYDPQMSKMDFDYQLVSFEESLKRVAQSLKK, encoded by the coding sequence ATGAAGAAAATTCTTATTACCGGTGCGGGTTCATACGTGGGTGAGAGTGTGCGTCAGTATATTTTAGCAAGTGCTCCCGGAGAGTATCTGTTTGATGCGGTGGATACCATGGAGGATAATTGGAAGAAGGTTGACTATAGCAGGTACGATGTAGTGTTCCATGTAGCAGGTATCGCACATGTGAATGCGGATCCGAAGATGGAGCAGCTGTACTACAAAGTGAATCGTGATTTAGCCATTGAGGTGGCGAAGCACGCGAAGGTGAATGGCGTGAAGCAGTTCATCTTCATGAGCTCGCAGATTGTATTCCACGAGAGTCGGAGTTTGAAGAGGGAGGTACTGACAGCTCATAGCAAGCCGAATCCTAATGGATTCTATGGCGACTCGAAGTTGCAGGCGGAGAATGGTCTGAAGGCCTTGGTGCAGAATAATTCTGAAGATATGAAGATATGCATTTTACGTCCATGCATGATCTATGGTGCTAACGCGAAGGGCAATTTTTCACGTCTGGTGAAGTTGGCTTGCAAAATTCCTGTCTTCCCGGAGTGGCATAACAAGCGTTCTATGCTCTATATCGATAACCTTGCGGAGTTCGTAAAGCAGGCTATTGAGCATCAGCTAGCAGGCACGTTCTATCCTCAGAACAGAGAATTGGCTGATACTGTTGAGATTATCCGCTTTTTTGCCAAGGCGAGGGGGCATAAAATTTGGATCACTCGTCTATTTAATCCTTGCGTTTGGTTGGGTAGTTTCATACTACAGCCAATCAACAAGATGTTTTCCACCTATTATTACGACCCTCAGATGTCGAAGATGGACTTTGACTATCAGTTAGTTTCTTTTGAGGAAAGTTTGAAACGTGTGGCACAATCGTTAAAGAAATAG
- a CDS encoding glycosyltransferase family 2 protein, which translates to MSKVSVIVPVYKTEKYIEKCAVSLFEQTLEDIEFIFVNDGSPDNSIVLLKEVISRYPKRESSVIILNKENGGLASARIHGLQHATGDYIIHCDGDDWVDTNLYESLYRKAIETGAEVVMYPVTEEWGNHSFVRELGDLGDSCQDVLKNWYKNCVQMYTVNKLVKANVYKDNNLLPYEGINMWEDNGLMLRVFYYAKGLAQIDNATYHYFRGNEQALTHNYGRKAVDQMIKCAGYLYDFYEEKTDFKEYEKTALAIKFFARINLITTTFGGLREYYQLFPESDAVIPFISDNAFSSKGIIRFKFVKYNLAWLFVLLFKVSLWVKK; encoded by the coding sequence ATGTCAAAGGTTTCCGTGATTGTTCCTGTCTATAAGACGGAGAAATATATTGAGAAGTGTGCCGTCAGCCTTTTTGAACAGACTTTGGAGGATATTGAGTTTATCTTTGTAAATGATGGTTCTCCAGATAATAGCATAGTTCTTCTTAAAGAAGTTATTAGTCGATACCCTAAGCGTGAGAGTTCTGTTATAATCCTAAATAAGGAGAATGGTGGTCTCGCTTCTGCAAGAATCCATGGTCTTCAGCATGCTACTGGAGACTACATCATCCATTGTGATGGCGATGACTGGGTGGATACCAATCTTTATGAGTCGTTGTATAGGAAAGCTATTGAGACTGGGGCTGAGGTGGTGATGTATCCTGTTACTGAGGAATGGGGGAACCATTCTTTTGTGAGAGAATTAGGGGATTTAGGTGATAGCTGTCAGGATGTATTGAAGAATTGGTACAAGAACTGTGTGCAAATGTACACAGTTAATAAGCTTGTGAAGGCGAACGTATATAAGGATAATAACCTTCTTCCATACGAAGGTATAAATATGTGGGAAGACAACGGCTTGATGCTTCGAGTATTTTACTATGCTAAGGGGCTTGCTCAAATAGATAATGCTACATATCATTACTTTAGAGGCAATGAGCAAGCACTTACACATAACTATGGCCGAAAGGCTGTTGATCAGATGATCAAGTGTGCTGGTTATTTGTACGATTTTTATGAGGAAAAAACAGACTTCAAGGAATACGAGAAGACTGCTTTAGCTATAAAGTTCTTTGCAAGAATAAACCTCATCACCACCACTTTCGGTGGTTTACGTGAATATTACCAATTGTTCCCTGAGAGTGATGCTGTCATTCCTTTCATCAGTGATAATGCTTTCTCGTCAAAGGGTATTATACGTTTCAAATTTGTTAAGTATAATTTGGCATGGCTTTTTGTACTTCTATTTAAAGTTTCATTATGGGTGAAAAAGTAA
- a CDS encoding N-acetylmuramoyl-L-alanine amidase → MKILIDNGHGKETPGKCSPDGRLKEYAYTREIADRLVTGLQNEGIDAMRIVPGENDVALFERVRRINAIGKDAILVSIHCNAMGSGAEWMSANGWSVFVGNNASMNSKRLARQLAQAALNRKVKVRRPSPQKLYWTANFYICQQTNCPAVLVENFFQDNKEDVEFLLSEEGKQCVTNILLEGITNYLKEY, encoded by the coding sequence ATGAAAATATTGATAGATAACGGACACGGCAAGGAAACTCCCGGCAAATGTTCGCCTGACGGTCGTTTGAAAGAGTATGCATATACTCGTGAAATCGCAGACCGATTGGTAACCGGATTACAAAATGAAGGCATTGATGCTATGCGTATTGTGCCGGGAGAAAATGATGTGGCGTTATTTGAGCGTGTGAGGCGTATCAATGCAATCGGCAAAGATGCTATATTGGTATCAATCCATTGCAATGCGATGGGGAGTGGTGCTGAATGGATGTCCGCAAACGGATGGAGCGTATTTGTTGGTAACAATGCTTCAATGAATAGCAAACGGCTTGCCCGGCAATTGGCGCAAGCTGCCTTGAATCGGAAGGTGAAAGTACGTCGTCCGTCTCCGCAAAAGTTGTATTGGACTGCCAATTTTTATATCTGTCAGCAAACGAATTGTCCGGCAGTGCTGGTCGAGAATTTCTTTCAGGATAATAAGGAGGATGTTGAATTCCTTCTCTCGGAAGAAGGGAAGCAGTGCGTCACGAATATATTGCTGGAAGGTATTACGAACTATCTAAAGGAATATTAA
- a CDS encoding glycosyltransferase, with translation MQRIIFINLHTSWMLVRNSQVIYFRTSAALKHRYILDYLLDSGKYEVCNYITEHGFSLVPNDGGALNKFHCLRFWENKNILKKNGIDPKKVTILTKASDIRLDDIVILYNIMGKSNYEVAGDIKAFKALSMLHFHGRKTENACMEKADFQCYFNEVDLSKSSELFRKYYHVERPWVIIPFVFAERFRNMKPFKERQNKCFSTGTITYKEHEEFVSVYGDPCDQPARKFVKDYPDFFKDTVDCYSSDYMEDNVGKKYVDGENYFVRMYKKFYNLTHVGQQKKYFSFNMVEKFNNYKMHLLGEEILGVPGIGYVEGMACGSAYIGLDSPIYRDLGLIPGIHYIAYDGTKEGLRKTIEFWQKSENQDELEKIAKRGCEFVRMNFCGEKVAKELMATLVSQKNNWLKEN, from the coding sequence ATGCAAAGAATCATTTTCATCAATCTGCATACCAGCTGGATGCTTGTGCGTAACTCGCAGGTCATCTATTTCAGGACTTCGGCAGCTCTGAAACATAGATATATTCTTGATTATCTGCTTGATAGTGGAAAGTATGAGGTGTGCAACTACATCACTGAGCATGGGTTCTCACTCGTTCCTAATGATGGTGGCGCCTTGAATAAGTTCCATTGTCTCAGGTTCTGGGAGAATAAGAATATTCTGAAGAAGAACGGCATCGATCCTAAGAAGGTAACCATTCTGACAAAGGCAAGTGACATCCGACTTGATGACATCGTCATCCTCTATAATATCATGGGTAAGAGCAACTATGAGGTGGCTGGTGATATCAAGGCATTCAAGGCTCTAAGCATGCTTCATTTCCATGGTCGCAAGACCGAGAATGCATGCATGGAGAAGGCCGACTTCCAGTGTTATTTCAACGAAGTGGATCTGAGTAAGTCTTCTGAACTCTTCCGCAAATATTATCACGTAGAGCGTCCATGGGTGATTATACCTTTTGTGTTTGCTGAGCGCTTTAGGAACATGAAGCCCTTTAAGGAGCGTCAGAACAAGTGCTTTTCCACAGGTACTATCACCTATAAGGAGCATGAAGAGTTTGTGTCTGTCTATGGTGACCCTTGCGACCAACCTGCTCGTAAGTTCGTGAAGGATTATCCGGACTTCTTCAAGGACACAGTAGATTGCTACAGTAGCGACTATATGGAGGACAACGTAGGTAAGAAATATGTAGATGGCGAGAACTATTTTGTGCGTATGTACAAGAAGTTCTATAACCTCACCCATGTTGGTCAGCAGAAGAAATACTTCAGTTTCAATATGGTGGAGAAGTTTAACAATTACAAGATGCATCTCCTTGGTGAGGAGATCCTCGGTGTTCCTGGTATCGGCTATGTAGAGGGCATGGCATGTGGTAGCGCTTATATTGGTCTCGACTCGCCTATATATCGTGATCTTGGTCTTATTCCCGGAATACATTACATTGCTTACGATGGTACTAAAGAAGGTCTCCGTAAGACGATAGAGTTCTGGCAGAAGTCTGAAAATCAAGACGAACTAGAGAAGATTGCCAAGAGGGGATGTGAATTTGTGCGTATGAATTTCTGTGGTGAAAAGGTAGCTAAAGAATTGATGGCAACTCTTGTTAGCCAAAAGAATAATTGGCTAAAGGAGAATTAA
- a CDS encoding transposase produces MVKIQKISEIEPCLGFTEFDMLKKYRQSFATSELGRLHSLFPFSELVRQMHLKSSPLGRKSYFSPEGKIALMVLKSYANFSDAQLIGHLNGNIHYQLFCGVQIDPLHPLTNPKIVSAIRQELANRLDVDSLQLILAEYWKPYLENLHVCMTDATCYESHLRFPTDTKLLWEGIVWLHRHLCKHCQTLHIQRPRNKYLDVRRAYLAYSKLRKRKKSQTRMITRRLLQLLEKLLDQLEQLHSSYRNRLTLSSDYQRRFSVIQTVLEQGKNLFAGKKVSNRIVSIDRHYLRPIIRGKETKSVEFGAKVNNIQIDGISFIEHISFKAFNEGVRLKDCIHLQQQLTGVRVKALAADSIYANNANRKFCTKYHISTSFKRKGRAAKDEPLRKILRSELSRERATRLEGSFGTQKQHYSLARIKARNRKTEVLWIFFGIHTANAVCMIEKVEKKKRKAA; encoded by the coding sequence ATGGTAAAGATACAAAAAATCTCAGAAATCGAACCTTGTTTAGGTTTTACCGAGTTCGATATGCTTAAAAAATATCGTCAAAGTTTTGCAACGAGTGAATTAGGTCGACTCCATTCTCTATTCCCTTTCTCGGAACTGGTCCGACAAATGCATTTGAAGTCCTCTCCTTTGGGGCGTAAAAGTTATTTTTCTCCCGAAGGTAAAATAGCCTTGATGGTCTTGAAGTCCTATGCCAACTTTTCCGATGCACAACTGATTGGGCATTTAAACGGTAATATTCATTACCAGTTATTTTGTGGTGTTCAGATTGATCCGCTTCATCCACTAACCAATCCTAAAATCGTTAGTGCAATTCGTCAGGAACTAGCGAATCGCCTTGACGTTGACTCCCTCCAGCTCATTCTTGCCGAGTATTGGAAACCTTATCTTGAGAACCTTCATGTCTGTATGACCGATGCCACCTGTTATGAAAGTCATCTGCGTTTTCCTACTGATACCAAACTCTTATGGGAAGGTATTGTATGGCTTCATCGTCATCTGTGCAAACATTGCCAGACCTTGCATATACAACGTCCCCGTAACAAGTATCTTGATGTACGCCGTGCCTATCTTGCTTATAGCAAACTGCGTAAACGCAAGAAATCACAGACTCGTATGATTACACGCAGGTTACTTCAGTTATTGGAAAAGTTACTTGACCAGCTGGAGCAGCTTCATTCATCCTACAGGAACAGGCTTACATTATCCTCTGATTACCAAAGACGTTTCTCGGTCATACAGACGGTCCTTGAGCAAGGGAAGAATTTATTTGCAGGCAAAAAAGTGTCCAACCGTATCGTGAGTATCGACCGGCATTACCTTCGCCCCATTATCAGAGGCAAGGAAACCAAATCCGTTGAATTCGGAGCCAAAGTCAACAATATACAGATAGACGGAATCTCCTTTATAGAACATATCTCCTTTAAGGCTTTTAACGAAGGAGTACGTTTGAAAGACTGTATTCATCTGCAACAACAACTGACCGGGGTTAGGGTTAAGGCGCTTGCGGCGGATTCAATCTATGCCAATAATGCCAACCGGAAATTTTGTACAAAATATCATATAAGTACTTCCTTTAAGCGTAAGGGCAGAGCTGCCAAAGATGAGCCGCTTCGGAAAATCTTACGGTCGGAACTCAGCCGTGAAAGAGCTACCCGCCTGGAAGGAAGTTTTGGAACGCAGAAACAACATTACTCACTGGCCAGGATAAAAGCTAGAAACAGGAAAACGGAAGTACTTTGGATTTTCTTTGGGATACATACAGCCAATGCGGTATGTATGATAGAAAAGGTTGAAAAGAAAAAAAGAAAGGCAGCATAA
- a CDS encoding WbuC family cupin fold metalloprotein: MEFDKDFLDTLFEQAVTNPRLRQNFDLRTSPADTSQRMLNALLPGTVVPIHRHEYTAETVICLCGKLDEVIYEEVVSYENGTEELPQGMDAQDVARKVKYREIQRVHLNPAESKYGCQIPKGAWHTVEVIEPSVIFEAKDGAYK, encoded by the coding sequence ATGGAATTTGATAAAGATTTTTTAGATACGCTTTTTGAACAAGCTGTGACCAATCCTCGTTTACGTCAGAACTTCGATTTGCGTACTTCGCCTGCCGATACGAGTCAGCGCATGCTCAATGCATTGCTGCCGGGGACGGTTGTGCCTATTCATCGACATGAGTATACTGCCGAAACGGTAATCTGTTTGTGTGGAAAGTTGGATGAGGTAATCTATGAGGAAGTAGTTTCGTATGAGAATGGTACGGAAGAACTTCCACAAGGTATGGATGCACAGGATGTAGCCCGTAAGGTGAAATATCGAGAGATACAACGTGTCCACCTCAATCCTGCAGAATCCAAGTATGGTTGCCAAATTCCTAAAGGTGCATGGCATACGGTAGAAGTAATTGAGCCTTCGGTGATATTTGAGGCCAAGGACGGAGCGTATAAATGA
- a CDS encoding EpsG family protein yields the protein MIPGSYYLFIYLFIVTIATFSVYNRYRMSSSGVLVKDSSSNTLILALLCTIFIGLRPNDPVFVDTVGYVAGYYYHLHEPFVLSADVENLLFENIYCFFASYDLGWHTLFLFMASIYFIGTYLACKKFFPDNTLIAFVVFLGAFSTFSYSVNGVKAGVAAALFLCALAYRSDKPVIASILAVASWGFHHSMTPCVLSFFIVWFYSKPKGYFLFWVLCLALSAAHVTFFQTLFMSYSDAKGASYLDAENMAGWEGKTGFRLDFVVYSAMPVLVGYWAIFKKKIDNLKYNRVLCTYLLMNGIWLLCMYAGFTNRIAYLSWFMYPIVLVYPLLDEECVWGSSRFKTVALFAGLHLGFTLFMNIIYL from the coding sequence ATGATTCCAGGATCATATTATTTATTTATCTACTTGTTCATAGTAACGATTGCCACCTTTTCAGTGTACAATCGGTATAGGATGAGCAGTAGTGGAGTGTTAGTCAAAGACAGTTCTAGCAACACACTTATTCTTGCATTGCTTTGTACAATCTTTATTGGACTGCGCCCGAATGATCCGGTATTTGTTGATACGGTAGGTTATGTTGCAGGATACTATTATCATTTGCATGAACCTTTTGTACTATCAGCAGATGTGGAGAATTTGCTGTTCGAAAACATTTATTGCTTCTTTGCATCATACGATCTTGGCTGGCATACTTTGTTCTTATTTATGGCAAGCATATATTTTATAGGAACGTATCTTGCCTGCAAAAAGTTCTTCCCTGATAACACGCTGATTGCATTTGTTGTGTTTTTAGGGGCTTTTTCCACTTTTTCATATTCTGTAAATGGTGTGAAAGCAGGAGTTGCTGCAGCTTTGTTCCTATGTGCTTTAGCTTACAGGTCTGATAAGCCAGTTATTGCTTCCATTCTGGCTGTTGCTTCATGGGGGTTCCATCATTCTATGACCCCTTGTGTATTGTCTTTCTTTATTGTATGGTTCTACAGCAAGCCTAAAGGGTATTTCTTGTTCTGGGTACTGTGTCTTGCGTTGTCGGCTGCTCATGTAACTTTCTTCCAGACATTGTTTATGTCCTATTCTGATGCTAAAGGTGCCTCATATCTTGATGCTGAGAATATGGCAGGTTGGGAAGGTAAGACGGGCTTTCGCTTAGACTTTGTGGTATATAGCGCAATGCCGGTTTTAGTTGGTTATTGGGCAATATTCAAGAAAAAGATAGATAACTTGAAGTACAATAGAGTTCTTTGTACCTATCTCTTAATGAATGGTATTTGGCTCTTGTGTATGTACGCAGGTTTCACCAATCGTATTGCATACCTCAGTTGGTTTATGTACCCTATTGTATTGGTCTATCCGCTACTGGATGAAGAATGTGTCTGGGGCAGTTCGAGGTTTAAGACTGTAGCCCTTTTTGCTGGTCTTCACCTTGGCTTTACTTTGTTTATGAACATTATTTATCTGTAA
- a CDS encoding HipA domain-containing protein, whose amino-acid sequence MCNCLYCYRPLLKGEKDMHTACIKKFFGTTTLPVLDYTTEQLDQLALQIIQDQTSLTGVQPKLSLHLKEHEGNKRLTIVGLWGGYICKPQTSQYEMMPEVEDLTMHLAEVARIEVVPHTLMRMADDTLCYLTRRIDRTSTGEKIAMEDMCQLTERQTEHKYKSSYERIGKAVLKYSSLPKMDVTNFFELVFFSWLTGNNDMHLKNFSLYEVADMIRLTPAYDLLNAVIINPKDDEELALTLNGRKKKLQREDFIRSASTLGIENVIVERLINKYIKLLPKFETVIQNSFLSAELKEMYGELLKERLARLSQGL is encoded by the coding sequence ATGTGTAATTGCTTATATTGTTATCGTCCGCTCTTAAAAGGGGAAAAGGACATGCACACGGCTTGCATAAAGAAGTTCTTCGGAACAACAACATTGCCAGTTCTTGATTATACGACAGAACAACTTGATCAGCTTGCTTTGCAAATCATTCAAGACCAAACCTCTTTGACCGGTGTTCAGCCGAAGCTGTCCTTGCATTTGAAAGAGCATGAGGGCAACAAACGATTGACCATTGTCGGGCTATGGGGCGGTTATATTTGTAAACCACAAACCTCGCAATATGAAATGATGCCTGAGGTCGAGGATTTAACCATGCACCTTGCAGAGGTGGCACGTATTGAGGTAGTCCCTCATACACTGATGCGGATGGCGGATGATACGCTATGCTATCTTACCCGCCGGATTGACAGAACTTCTACTGGAGAGAAGATTGCGATGGAAGATATGTGCCAACTGACAGAAAGGCAAACAGAGCATAAATACAAAAGTAGTTATGAACGTATCGGCAAGGCTGTTTTGAAATACTCGTCTTTACCTAAAATGGATGTTACCAATTTCTTCGAGTTGGTATTTTTCTCTTGGTTGACAGGGAATAACGATATGCACTTAAAGAACTTCTCTTTGTATGAGGTGGCAGATATGATACGGTTGACCCCTGCTTACGATTTGCTAAATGCGGTTATCATCAATCCCAAGGATGACGAAGAGTTGGCATTAACCTTGAATGGTCGGAAGAAAAAGCTTCAAAGAGAGGATTTTATTAGGTCAGCATCCACGCTGGGTATAGAGAATGTAATTGTAGAACGATTGATAAATAAGTATATCAAACTATTGCCCAAGTTTGAGACTGTCATTCAAAACTCTTTTCTAAGTGCTGAATTAAAAGAAATGTATGGCGAATTGTTGAAGGAACGGCTTGCGAGGCTTTCACAGGGATTGTAA